A genomic stretch from Nitrospirota bacterium includes:
- a CDS encoding GDSL-type esterase/lipase family protein, with the protein MREKKRVVFIGDSLTEYYDWQQRFPSYEVDNLGIAGETVEGLLGRVDKIITIIGRHNPEALFIMTGINNIAMEDYAITGICREVVKRLAAAFPEAKIVVQSILPVELPWVESGKIQEINKALKEVAREVGGAYLDVYASFVDKQGKPDRSCLLDDGVHLSGRGYEVWSAIVESFLEKAGV; encoded by the coding sequence ATGAGAGAAAAGAAGAGGGTTGTTTTCATAGGCGACTCGCTGACCGAGTACTACGACTGGCAGCAGCGTTTTCCTTCGTACGAGGTGGACAACCTCGGCATCGCCGGGGAGACGGTCGAGGGCCTGCTGGGCCGGGTCGATAAGATCATCACCATTATCGGCCGCCACAACCCCGAGGCGCTCTTCATCATGACCGGCATCAACAATATCGCCATGGAGGACTATGCGATTACCGGTATCTGCCGGGAGGTCGTGAAGAGGCTCGCCGCCGCCTTTCCGGAGGCGAAGATCGTTGTCCAGAGCATCCTCCCGGTCGAGCTCCCCTGGGTCGAGAGCGGAAAGATACAGGAGATCAACAAGGCGCTGAAAGAGGTCGCCCGGGAGGTGGGCGGCGCGTATCTCGATGTGTACGCTTCGTTCGTCGACAAGCAGGGAAAGCCCGACCGCTCCTGCCTGCTCGACGACGGGGTTCATCTGAGCGGCCGGGGCTACGAGGTGTGGTCGGCTATCGTGGAGAGTTTCCTCGAGAAAGCGGGAGTGTGA
- a CDS encoding ParB/RepB/Spo0J family partition protein, producing the protein MKTALGKGLEALLPEKGEEVINIDIGKILPNQHQPRKVFKDEALKDLADSIKEKGVLQPVIVSRVGDGTFRLIAGERRWRASHLAGLTKIPALIKEVSSQDAVEIALIENIQREELNPIETANALQQLIKEFNLTQEALSQRVSKDRATIANYLRLLKLPDEIKKLINSDSLSMGHAKALLSLDQKQKQLEAAREIVKQGLSVRAAEALCKRLTEAPEPKQKKKKEKMPEVTDLESKLTRALGTKVTIQHKDKRGKIEIEYYSLDELDRLLEILLQG; encoded by the coding sequence ATGAAAACGGCATTAGGCAAAGGGCTTGAGGCGCTCCTCCCTGAAAAAGGGGAAGAGGTCATCAATATCGATATCGGGAAGATCCTCCCGAACCAGCACCAGCCGCGGAAGGTCTTCAAGGACGAGGCGCTCAAGGACCTCGCCGACTCGATAAAGGAGAAGGGCGTGCTCCAGCCCGTGATCGTTTCGCGGGTGGGCGACGGCACCTTCAGGCTCATCGCAGGGGAGCGGCGGTGGCGCGCATCCCACCTCGCCGGCCTGACCAAGATCCCGGCGCTCATCAAGGAGGTCTCTTCCCAGGACGCCGTAGAGATAGCGCTCATCGAGAACATCCAGCGCGAAGAGCTGAATCCCATAGAGACGGCCAACGCATTGCAGCAGCTCATCAAGGAGTTCAACCTCACCCAGGAGGCGCTCTCCCAGCGGGTGAGCAAAGACCGGGCGACGATCGCAAACTACCTGCGGCTGCTCAAGCTGCCGGACGAGATAAAGAAGCTCATCAATAGCGACAGCCTCTCGATGGGGCACGCCAAGGCGCTGCTCTCGCTCGACCAGAAACAGAAGCAGCTCGAGGCTGCCCGGGAGATCGTCAAGCAGGGACTGAGCGTCAGGGCGGCGGAGGCCCTCTGCAAAAGGTTAACCGAAGCCCCCGAACCGAAGCAGAAGAAAAAGAAAGAGAAGATGCCCGAGGTCACCGACCTCGAGAGCAAATTGACGAGGGCCCTCGGCACCAAGGTGACCATTCAGCACAAAGACAAGAGGGGGAAGATAGAGATAGAGTACTACTCCCTCGACGAGCTCGACCGGCTGCTCGAGATCCTGCTCCAGGGATAA
- a CDS encoding ParA family protein, translating to MSRTVVVANQKGGVGKTTTAVNLSASLALAEKDILVIDTDPQGNLTSGLGLNRDALDKSLYDVYIGRLPIEEVITATAIPHLFIVPSTIDLLAVEVELVGREGREQILKTEIARIKERYRYIFIDCPPSLGLLTLNGLVAADSVLIPVQCEYYSLEGLSLLQRTLKLVRGSFNPTLDIEGILLTMFDARNTLARQVVEEVKKFFHEKVYKTMIPRNVTLGEAPSHGKPAILYDARSKGAQSYLSLAKEILNENGIRQRA from the coding sequence TCTTTCGGCCTCTCTCGCCCTTGCCGAAAAGGATATCCTCGTCATCGATACCGACCCCCAGGGAAACCTGACGAGCGGCCTCGGGCTGAACAGGGACGCCCTCGACAAGAGCCTCTATGACGTGTATATCGGGAGGCTCCCCATCGAGGAGGTCATCACCGCTACCGCGATCCCGCATCTGTTTATCGTCCCTTCCACCATCGATCTCCTCGCCGTCGAGGTGGAGCTCGTGGGCAGAGAGGGGAGAGAGCAGATCCTCAAGACCGAGATAGCGCGGATCAAGGAGCGCTACCGCTATATCTTCATCGACTGTCCCCCCTCGCTCGGCCTCTTGACGCTCAACGGCCTGGTGGCTGCGGATTCGGTGCTCATCCCGGTCCAGTGCGAATACTACTCCCTCGAAGGGCTCAGCCTCCTCCAGAGGACGCTCAAGCTGGTGCGGGGATCGTTCAACCCGACCCTGGACATAGAGGGGATACTCCTCACCATGTTCGATGCCCGGAATACGCTGGCGCGCCAGGTGGTCGAAGAGGTCAAGAAGTTCTTTCACGAGAAGGTCTACAAGACGATGATACCGCGCAACGTCACGCTGGGAGAGGCGCCGAGCCACGGCAAGCCGGCGATCCTTTACGACGCCCGCTCCAAGGGCGCGCAGAGCTATCTCTCTCTCGCGAAGGAGATACTGAATGAAAACGGCATTAGGCAAAGGGCTTGA